The Nicotiana tabacum cultivar K326 chromosome 14, ASM71507v2, whole genome shotgun sequence genome contains a region encoding:
- the LOC142169115 gene encoding putative late blight resistance protein homolog R1B-12, with protein sequence MAKVGDFYSSSKETKLIDNEYTGEKTHVPATASTQRSLPSVDEEVVGLEDDAESIIQQLTSLPSIDDEVVGFDDDAKSIMQHLTNIPSINEEVVGFEADTKSIIQQLTGGTKEIDIVSIVGMPGLGKTTLARKVFNHFIDNKHFDVRAWCSISKEYSFMKVFAEILKQVIGNLDDIKDEDMPDKLRKNLMRKRYLIVLDDVWEVKAWEDFRLSFPQDENGSRIVVTTRDEEVARQLKHHSNPYSLRFLTVDESWELLRKKVFRKEICPPELLKAGLGVAKNCKGLPLVIVLIAGIIGKQREVSLWHQVANDSSSHALEDQSMKTIESSYDHLEDHLKPCLLYMGLFPEDYKIPVSDLLKLCTKHGHRKYGGSI encoded by the exons ATGGCCAAAGTTGGTGATTTCTATTCAAG CAGTAAAGAGACCAAGCTAATTGACAACGAGTACACAGGTGAAAAAACTCATGTTCCTGCAACGGCTTCCACACAACGTAGTCTTCCATCAGTTGACGAGGAAGTAGTTGGTTTAGAGGATGATGCAGAAAGTATAATTCAACAATTGACTAGTCTTCCATCAATTGATGATGAAGTAGTTGGTTTTGATGATGATGCGAAAAGTATAATGCAACATTTGACTAATATTCCATCAATTAACGAGGAAGTAGTCGGCTTTGAGGCTGATACAAAAAGTATAATTCAACAATTGACTGGAGGAACAAAGGAAATAGACATTGTCTCGATTGTTGGAATGCCCGGATTGGGCAAAACAACTTTGGCTAGAAAGGTGTTCAATCATTTTATTGATAATAAACACTTTGATGTTCGAGCATGGTGCTCTATATCTAAGGAATATAGTTTTATGAAGGTGTTCGCAGAGATTCTTAAACAAGTTATAGGCAATTTGGATGATATCAAAGATGAAGACATGCCTGACAAGTTGCGTAAGAATCTAATGCGCAAGAGATACCTTATTGTATTAGATGATGTTTGGGAAGTTAAGGCATGGGAAGATTTTCGATTATCTTTCCCACAGGACGAAAATGGAAGCAGAATAGTTGTAACAACTAGAGATGAAGAAGTGGCTAGGCAACTTAAGCACCACAGTAATCCATATTCTCTTAGATTTCTCACGGTGGATGAGAGTTGGGAATTACTTCGAAAGAAAGTATTTCGAAAAGAGATCTGTCCCCCAGAGCTACTCAAAGCAGGATTAGGAGTTGCCAAAAACTGCAAAGGATTACCTCTTGTGATCGTCTTGATTGCTGGAATTATTGGAAAGCAAAGGGAAGTTTCTCTGTGGCATCAGGTTGCAAATGATTCAAGTTCCCATGCTTTAGAAGACCAAAGCATGAAGACAATAGAATCAAGTTACGACCATTTGGAAGACCATTTAAAGCCTTGCCTTCTTTACATGGGATTATTTCCGGAAGACTACAAAATTCCTGTGTCCGATTTGCTAAAGTTGTGTACAAAACATGGACACAGAAAATATGGAGGAAGCATCTAA